The Opitutaceae bacterium genome has a window encoding:
- the glgX gene encoding glycogen debranching protein GlgX, translating to MNFLNENKGSPRTHSQPPASEVLDKLAPALARGSSQDPASLGSSREVWTGRPYPLGATLTSEGVNFALFSEFATGVELCLFDELGQPEAERIRLVDRTDHVWHVFIPGLKAGQLYGYRVEGPYDPHRGHRFNANKLLLDPYAKAVAGKVDWSDALFGYKIGDPEADLSFDDRDNASAMVKGVVIDPSFDWEGDQAPRNALNESVIYECHVRGFSKLWDAVPENLRGTYAGLATPAAIEYFKSLGVTAIELLPVHHFITSRHLIDRGLTDFWGYNTLGFFAPESLYSSSGDRGQQVTEFKEMVKALHAAGLEVILDVVYNHTAEGNQMGPTLSFRGVDNASYYRLSPESQRYYMDYTGTGNTLHVPNPRVLQLLMDSLRYWVTEMHVDGFRFDLASALARELHEVKKLGAFFDVIHQDPIISQVKLIAEPWDIGDGGYQVGNFPVLWAEWNGKYRDSVRRFWKGDEGLMREFAYRLCGSADLYEASSKTPTASINFITAHDGFTLHDLVSYNDPHNEANGENNADGERNNNSWNCGHEGEGAPEDVLALRRRMMRNHIATLFLSQGVPMIRGGDERAGTQKGNNNAYCQDNEISWIDWKETPSSASLLEFTRRIIKLRADHVVFHRPHFFQGRDLRGNGVKDITWFNADGSEMSDEAWAADYAKVIGVQLAGDAMHLRDERGQALSDDTFLLYFNSFHNDLEIILPPADATTWSPIIDTSQESGFPEGKPSLQAGGKILLPARSLMVLRRSSTPSKSASLRN from the coding sequence ATGAACTTCCTCAACGAGAACAAAGGCAGTCCTCGCACCCATTCGCAGCCTCCCGCCTCTGAGGTCCTCGACAAGCTTGCCCCCGCGCTCGCACGGGGCTCGAGCCAGGATCCGGCGTCTCTTGGAAGCAGCCGGGAGGTGTGGACGGGGCGGCCCTATCCTCTCGGGGCGACACTCACGTCGGAGGGAGTGAACTTCGCCTTGTTTTCCGAGTTCGCAACGGGAGTTGAGCTGTGCCTGTTTGACGAGTTGGGGCAGCCGGAGGCAGAGCGCATCCGCCTTGTGGATCGCACCGACCATGTTTGGCACGTGTTCATTCCCGGCCTGAAGGCAGGACAGCTGTACGGATACCGGGTCGAAGGCCCCTACGACCCGCATCGCGGCCATCGCTTCAACGCCAACAAACTCCTGCTTGATCCCTATGCGAAGGCCGTCGCTGGCAAGGTCGATTGGAGCGATGCCCTTTTCGGTTACAAGATCGGTGACCCCGAGGCGGACCTCAGCTTCGACGATCGCGACAATGCGTCCGCCATGGTGAAGGGCGTCGTGATCGATCCGTCCTTCGACTGGGAGGGCGATCAGGCGCCCCGAAATGCACTCAATGAGTCCGTAATCTACGAATGCCACGTTCGCGGGTTCTCGAAGCTCTGGGACGCGGTCCCTGAGAACCTCCGCGGCACCTATGCCGGTCTCGCCACTCCCGCGGCTATCGAATATTTCAAGAGCCTGGGAGTGACGGCGATCGAGCTGCTCCCCGTCCACCATTTCATCACGTCACGACACCTGATCGACAGGGGGCTCACGGATTTCTGGGGCTACAACACCCTGGGTTTCTTCGCGCCGGAATCCTTGTATTCAAGTTCTGGAGACAGGGGACAGCAGGTCACCGAGTTCAAGGAGATGGTCAAGGCGCTGCACGCCGCGGGCTTGGAGGTCATCCTCGATGTGGTCTACAACCACACGGCGGAAGGCAACCAGATGGGGCCCACCCTTTCCTTCCGTGGCGTCGACAACGCTTCGTACTACCGTCTCTCCCCCGAGAGCCAGCGGTATTACATGGACTACACTGGGACGGGCAACACGCTGCATGTGCCGAACCCCCGCGTGCTGCAACTGCTGATGGACAGCCTCCGGTATTGGGTGACCGAGATGCATGTCGATGGCTTCCGCTTTGACCTCGCCTCGGCCTTGGCGCGAGAGCTGCACGAGGTCAAGAAGCTCGGTGCATTCTTCGACGTCATCCACCAGGACCCAATCATCTCGCAGGTGAAGCTGATCGCGGAGCCGTGGGATATCGGCGACGGGGGGTATCAGGTTGGCAATTTCCCGGTGCTCTGGGCCGAGTGGAACGGAAAATACCGGGATTCAGTTCGACGGTTCTGGAAAGGTGATGAAGGCCTGATGCGCGAATTCGCCTACCGGCTTTGCGGAAGTGCCGACCTGTACGAGGCAAGCAGCAAGACGCCGACGGCGAGCATCAACTTCATCACGGCGCACGACGGCTTCACGCTGCACGATCTCGTGTCCTACAACGATCCCCACAACGAGGCGAATGGTGAGAACAACGCCGACGGCGAGAGGAACAACAACTCCTGGAACTGTGGCCATGAGGGGGAAGGCGCTCCGGAGGATGTTTTAGCACTCAGGCGCCGGATGATGCGCAACCACATTGCCACGCTGTTTCTCTCGCAGGGTGTCCCCATGATCCGCGGCGGCGACGAACGCGCAGGCACGCAGAAGGGCAACAACAACGCCTATTGTCAGGACAACGAGATCAGCTGGATTGATTGGAAGGAGACTCCTTCTTCCGCGAGCCTGCTCGAGTTTACTCGACGCATCATCAAACTTCGCGCTGACCACGTGGTATTTCACCGCCCGCACTTCTTCCAGGGCCGCGACCTTCGGGGAAACGGCGTCAAGGATATCACCTGGTTCAATGCCGACGGCTCGGAGATGAGCGACGAGGCATGGGCCGCAGACTACGCGAAGGTGATTGGTGTTCAACTGGCAGGAGACGCCATGCACCTGAGGGATGAGCGCGGCCAGGCGCTGTCTGACGACACCTTCCTGTTGTACTTCAACTCGTTTCACAATGACCTCGAGATCATCCTTCCCCCCGCGGATGCAACCACCTGGTCCCCCATCATCGATACTTCGCAGGAATCCGGTTTTCCAGAGGGGAAACCCAGTCTTCAGGCGGGCGGCAAGATTTTATTGCCCGCGAGAAGCCTGATGGTGCTCCGGCGTTCGTCCACACCGTCCAAAAGCGCCTCATTGAGGAATTAA
- a CDS encoding response regulator transcription factor, with protein sequence MNGTHTHRDSTPTAPASTAAKRHRIVLVDDHPVTREGVRVLIDQEPDLIVCGQADSGPVAFQLIQKLKPDLAVVDITLKSTSGIELMKNLKTVLPELPVLIMSMHDEGLYAERALRAGAKGYIMKHEASDRILTAIRRVLSGELYLSDKMKEKMLHSLVRSKKDEVVFTIDTLSDREMEVFQLIGNGFGTRQIADKLNLSVKTIDSYREHLKLKLRLEKGSDLVRHAIQWVRSEGVV encoded by the coding sequence ATGAATGGCACACACACGCATCGCGACAGCACCCCAACCGCACCCGCTTCCACAGCGGCGAAGCGGCACCGTATTGTACTCGTCGACGATCATCCCGTCACACGCGAGGGAGTACGCGTCCTCATTGACCAGGAACCGGATCTGATTGTTTGCGGCCAGGCCGACAGCGGCCCCGTCGCCTTCCAGCTGATCCAAAAACTAAAGCCGGACCTCGCCGTGGTTGACATCACGCTGAAAAGCACGAGCGGCATCGAGCTCATGAAGAACCTCAAGACGGTTCTCCCGGAGCTGCCGGTGCTGATCATGTCGATGCATGACGAAGGCCTCTACGCCGAACGCGCCCTGCGCGCAGGCGCCAAAGGCTACATCATGAAGCATGAAGCGAGCGACCGCATCCTGACCGCGATTCGTCGCGTGCTGAGCGGCGAACTCTATCTCAGCGACAAGATGAAGGAAAAGATGCTTCACAGCCTCGTGCGCAGCAAGAAGGACGAGGTGGTGTTCACCATCGACACCCTGAGCGACCGCGAAATGGAGGTCTTCCAGCTCATTGGAAATGGATTCGGAACCCGCCAGATCGCTGACAAGCTCAACCTGAGCGTGAAGACGATCGATTCGTATCGCGAGCACCTGAAGCTCAAACTGCGCCTTGAAAAAGGATCGGATCTCGTGCGGCACGCGATCCAGTGGGTGCGCAGCGAGGGTGTTGTCTAA
- a CDS encoding PAS domain-containing protein — MIQSERKPVRLLVVEDHEEDFRFLSLLLEKKTCKDQYRLDWAPSFEDGIRLLGTESYDAGLFDYNLGGGNGVELLREAVSRGLEMPVIMLTGAEDPTIDEEALEHGAADYLCKIGLTSVQLERAIRYARRHMRLLSELRRANHLLNSLLDRLPVVAGRVDTDGTILETRGHGLELVGLGEQDLVGINVFEAWPDAAAEIRTAVHGGESEFTREVTGAGRRHYFDNYFRFDEARGRGAVALSVNVTARVEAENERRREAQLLQSVLRNLPVIAGRLDEIGTVTEARGESLARFHLAPVHIMGQSFSEMFPQSREAITRALAGGSSSFTLSGGSDGDEWSIDFVVSFDSAQGRGATFFGRDLSERRKLERQILKVSDAEQQRIGADLHDGLGQQLTGLACMAAAMRDRLRNKLPEEAGSADLIAQIANEATEQTRALAHGLSPVQLEAHGLASALEDLTFQAQRLHRIECRFTLRGESPDLDHLAAIHLYRITQEAIHNAVRHGCAQRVRVGLINRPSRCRLLVLDDGQGFDASDLGAHTGRGLRLMNYRANMLGGTLRVQSCLGLGVRVICEWPQSRILHDEN, encoded by the coding sequence ATGATCCAATCTGAACGCAAACCTGTCCGGTTACTGGTGGTTGAGGATCATGAGGAGGATTTTCGATTCCTATCCCTCCTTCTTGAGAAGAAGACCTGCAAAGACCAGTACCGGCTGGACTGGGCACCCTCGTTCGAGGATGGTATCCGACTTTTGGGTACTGAGAGCTACGACGCAGGCCTTTTTGATTACAACCTGGGTGGGGGCAACGGCGTCGAGTTGCTGCGCGAGGCCGTCTCGAGAGGGCTCGAAATGCCGGTCATCATGCTCACCGGGGCCGAGGATCCGACGATCGACGAGGAAGCCCTCGAACACGGTGCCGCTGACTACCTGTGCAAGATCGGGCTCACGAGTGTGCAGCTCGAGCGCGCCATTCGGTACGCCAGGCGCCACATGCGGCTGCTCTCCGAGCTCAGGCGCGCCAACCATCTCCTCAACAGCCTGCTTGACCGTCTCCCCGTCGTAGCAGGCCGGGTGGACACGGATGGCACCATCCTCGAGACGCGCGGCCACGGCCTCGAGCTTGTCGGCCTGGGGGAACAGGACCTTGTCGGCATCAATGTCTTCGAAGCATGGCCTGACGCCGCCGCGGAGATCCGCACCGCAGTCCATGGCGGCGAAAGCGAGTTCACGCGCGAAGTAACCGGCGCGGGTCGCCGGCATTATTTCGACAACTACTTCCGCTTTGATGAGGCGCGCGGCCGCGGTGCGGTGGCGCTGTCTGTGAATGTCACCGCGCGCGTCGAGGCGGAAAACGAACGTCGCCGCGAGGCGCAGCTGCTGCAGAGCGTGCTTCGCAACCTCCCTGTGATCGCGGGGCGCCTCGACGAGATCGGAACAGTGACGGAGGCTCGCGGCGAGAGTCTCGCCCGGTTCCACCTCGCGCCTGTCCACATCATGGGCCAGTCGTTCTCAGAGATGTTTCCGCAGAGCCGCGAGGCGATCACCCGGGCGCTCGCGGGCGGAAGTTCTTCGTTCACACTCAGTGGCGGCTCGGATGGCGACGAATGGTCGATCGACTTCGTTGTCTCCTTTGATTCCGCACAGGGTCGCGGAGCCACCTTTTTCGGTCGGGACCTTTCCGAACGACGCAAACTCGAGCGACAGATCCTCAAGGTAAGTGATGCAGAGCAACAACGCATTGGAGCGGATCTCCACGACGGGCTCGGCCAGCAGTTGACCGGGCTTGCGTGCATGGCCGCCGCCATGCGCGACCGACTCAGGAACAAACTTCCCGAGGAAGCGGGTTCTGCGGACCTCATCGCTCAGATCGCCAACGAGGCCACGGAGCAAACGCGTGCCCTGGCACACGGGCTTAGCCCGGTGCAGCTCGAAGCTCACGGCCTGGCTTCCGCACTCGAGGACCTCACCTTTCAAGCTCAACGCCTGCACCGCATCGAGTGCCGGTTCACCCTGCGGGGAGAATCGCCCGATCTCGATCATCTTGCAGCCATCCATTTGTACCGCATCACACAAGAGGCAATCCACAACGCCGTCCGTCACGGTTGCGCCCAGCGCGTCCGCGTCGGACTTATCAATCGCCCGAGCCGCTGCAGGCTCCTCGTCCTCGACGACGGCCAGGGCTTTGACGCATCAGACCTGGGCGCTCACACCGGTCGTGGACTCCGTCTGATGAACTACCGTGCCAACATGCTCGGTGGCACGTTGCGCGTGCAATCCTGTCTCGGCCTTGGAGTTCGCGTCATATGCGAATGGCCCCAAAGCCGAATTCTTCATGATGAAAACTGA
- a CDS encoding BON domain-containing protein, with the protein MKNLISAILASAILGTAALSTGCTGSATRESTGEYIDNRAITAKVKTALVEDELVRARDVEVTTFKGTVQLSGFVDTQAQKDRATVVARTVPGVNDVKNDLIVK; encoded by the coding sequence ATGAAAAATCTGATCTCTGCGATTCTGGCCTCGGCCATCCTCGGCACTGCCGCCCTCTCCACTGGATGCACGGGTTCCGCCACGCGCGAAAGCACGGGTGAGTATATCGACAACCGCGCCATCACTGCCAAAGTGAAGACGGCATTGGTTGAAGACGAACTGGTCCGCGCTCGTGACGTCGAAGTCACCACGTTCAAGGGCACCGTCCAGCTGAGCGGCTTTGTTGACACCCAGGCCCAGAAGGATCGCGCCACGGTCGTCGCCCGCACAGTCCCGGGCGTGAACGACGTGAAGAACGACCTTATCGTGAAGTGA
- a CDS encoding FAD-dependent oxidoreductase: MSSANVPSASKGERRMRKDDEGRPDGAVVAGEAPGKKLGERKPVVAVYGAGIAGLTVAHELATRGYSVTVYEALSESGGFFRSARPEGPTGMPTEYSWHGMGPWYQNVFDLLKQIPFDETGSVYERALSRQIDFGIFPDDQPAEFYDKGLGSIPRMFRFGRGEFLRWSWLMLKVWCSRQRSEQQFSRMNAAACCRPLLCDKGYMSWRACFGPWIGSDWTKVSLHHCGHFFRRQLVTKPTHAHPADEQGPAWSHGAGDGWLLLRGPSSEVWFHRWIPWLEKQGVQFHWDMPLHSFKFDGKRVSSAVLADGSESNADVHVLATNPFAAAEIVERSGSLASLQVLREFRPLVKDGPHLQISLRIAFRELICFPRPRTAVVLSDTEYNLTLFAQEQAWRKDQSLGEGIVSLWTVTSCAGNVPGRIFKLPAAQCSKTQFIFEVRAQILGCGALDEMIREANGGRSLADFEMTKIEVWHEWKFSPVGITGPQPKWVTTTRNQAHRPSQRTPVENLLLAGAHTRTAADVWSIEGAVESGRLAAREVEPSVEVKSQYDSPCLIAIWRVDDLLFRFGLPHVLSCAVFALAVGALVLAGFLFYRR; the protein is encoded by the coding sequence ATGTCATCAGCGAATGTGCCTTCCGCCTCCAAGGGCGAAAGGCGCATGCGGAAAGATGACGAAGGCCGGCCGGATGGAGCTGTGGTCGCCGGGGAGGCGCCCGGCAAAAAGTTAGGGGAGCGAAAGCCGGTCGTCGCCGTCTATGGTGCGGGCATCGCGGGTCTGACCGTCGCACATGAGCTCGCGACGAGGGGCTACTCGGTGACGGTATACGAGGCGCTTAGCGAATCAGGTGGATTCTTCCGAAGTGCAAGGCCAGAGGGTCCGACTGGCATGCCAACCGAGTATTCGTGGCATGGCATGGGGCCGTGGTACCAGAACGTTTTTGATCTGTTGAAGCAGATCCCGTTCGACGAGACCGGCTCCGTTTATGAACGTGCACTCTCCAGGCAAATCGATTTCGGCATTTTTCCGGACGATCAGCCGGCGGAGTTCTACGATAAAGGGCTTGGGAGCATTCCGCGGATGTTCCGCTTTGGGAGAGGGGAATTCCTGCGCTGGAGCTGGCTGATGCTCAAGGTGTGGTGCTCGCGGCAGCGCAGTGAGCAGCAATTCTCGCGAATGAACGCCGCCGCCTGCTGCCGCCCCCTGTTGTGTGACAAGGGCTATATGTCCTGGCGCGCCTGTTTTGGCCCATGGATCGGTTCTGATTGGACGAAGGTGTCGCTGCACCACTGCGGGCATTTCTTCCGAAGGCAGCTTGTCACCAAGCCCACTCACGCGCACCCAGCGGATGAGCAGGGGCCTGCATGGTCACACGGTGCAGGCGACGGGTGGTTGCTGCTTCGCGGGCCGAGCAGTGAAGTGTGGTTTCACCGATGGATCCCGTGGCTGGAAAAGCAGGGTGTTCAATTTCACTGGGACATGCCATTGCACTCCTTCAAGTTCGATGGCAAGAGAGTCTCGTCAGCAGTGTTGGCGGATGGCTCGGAGTCGAATGCCGACGTCCATGTGCTTGCGACAAATCCATTCGCAGCAGCTGAAATCGTCGAGCGCTCCGGTAGCCTGGCTTCGCTTCAGGTTCTCCGGGAATTCCGGCCATTGGTGAAGGATGGGCCGCACCTCCAAATCTCCCTTCGGATTGCCTTCCGTGAGCTCATCTGTTTTCCACGGCCTCGCACGGCTGTCGTCCTTTCAGACACCGAGTACAACCTCACGCTGTTCGCACAGGAACAAGCGTGGAGGAAGGATCAATCACTCGGCGAGGGGATAGTGTCGCTTTGGACAGTCACAAGTTGCGCAGGAAATGTACCTGGCCGGATCTTCAAGCTTCCGGCGGCGCAGTGTTCCAAGACGCAGTTTATATTTGAGGTCCGAGCGCAGATCCTCGGCTGCGGTGCACTGGACGAGATGATTCGTGAAGCGAACGGAGGACGTTCACTCGCAGACTTTGAGATGACGAAGATCGAAGTGTGGCACGAGTGGAAGTTTTCACCAGTAGGCATCACGGGTCCCCAGCCGAAGTGGGTGACGACTACCAGGAACCAGGCCCATCGACCCAGTCAACGCACGCCCGTTGAGAACCTGCTTCTGGCTGGCGCGCATACGCGCACAGCCGCAGATGTATGGAGCATTGAAGGGGCAGTCGAAAGTGGACGTTTGGCGGCTAGGGAAGTGGAGCCGAGCGTGGAGGTGAAGTCGCAATACGATTCACCATGCCTCATAGCGATTTGGAGGGTTGACGACTTGCTCTTCAGATTTGGGCTGCCCCACGTGCTGTCGTGCGCGGTGTTCGCTCTCGCGGTGGGCGCGCTCGTGTTGGCGGGATTTCTGTTTTACAGGAGATAG
- a CDS encoding ferritin-like domain-containing protein, with product MNNDKQLIAWLNDAYGMERSLAKVLENHVKDSEEYPELRTRLEQHLVETRRHADQVALCLERLGEKPSTTKAVIGSTMGAVQGAASGMFRDEIIKNLLSDYSAENMEIASYKSLVAAADELGHPEIARTCEGILRDEEEMADWLEQKIPMMTRTFLQRCVAAV from the coding sequence ATGAACAACGACAAGCAACTCATCGCCTGGCTAAACGACGCATACGGAATGGAGCGGAGCCTCGCGAAGGTCCTCGAGAATCACGTGAAGGATTCGGAGGAGTACCCTGAATTGCGCACACGGCTCGAGCAGCACCTCGTTGAGACGCGCCGTCATGCGGACCAGGTTGCGCTCTGTCTCGAACGGCTTGGCGAGAAACCGTCGACAACCAAGGCCGTGATTGGCAGCACGATGGGTGCAGTCCAGGGCGCCGCGTCGGGGATGTTCCGCGACGAGATCATCAAGAACCTGCTTTCCGATTATTCCGCGGAAAATATGGAGATCGCCTCTTATAAATCGCTGGTGGCCGCGGCGGATGAACTGGGTCACCCGGAAATCGCCAGGACGTGTGAAGGCATCCTTCGCGATGAAGAGGAAATGGCAGACTGGCTCGAGCAGAAGATTCCAATGATGACGCGCACTTTCCTTCAGCGCTGCGTTGCGGCAGTCTGA
- the treY gene encoding malto-oligosyltrehalose synthase codes for MRIPRCAYRLQLHGGFTFADAAKLVPYLASLGVSDCYCSPIFTAALGSTHGYDVANFEEINPALGGEVGFLRLSQALKSHNIGLLVDFVPNHMGMCLENPWWRDVLENGRASEYAEFFDIEWRHTRDPERDKITLPLLRDHYGVLLESGALRLMADTTGIYIGEEGIRFPLRAESYARFVEILRSPDDPPLDVSDAGSAKDFVLAKLQSGSDAITTLHRHFQTFEGVPGDPSSFDEIDALIASQHYRLARWQAGIHGTRYRRFFTINTLIALRVDRPNVFARAHAKLKQLVNEGHITGIRIDHIDGLLDPKDYLDQLESVMLGSDGGRPYVVVEKILTGNETLRGDWKADGTTGYEFIATLAGLFTDSRNEAAFNAIYQAFTGESHTYEEAVAANKKRVVQELFRTTFLSLAEKLVSILQIDRRWRDYTVSELSDALKAFVAGFSVYRTYRRDRSPAIEDKAEIAEACERAIDENPRIEEKTLRFVRDILLGEYPESGASDEHKALVNEWAIAFQQYSGAVMAKGVEDTTFYTYNRLAALNEVGGMPERFGTDVAAFHKANQQRLHSLPNCLVTTSTHDTKVSEDVRARLYALSEIPHDWRQWLQVWREHNAPNKTWINGRWAPDSNEEYRLYQMLIGAWPQGAGEPDKAFCDRMVACFKKAVCEAKVNSTLASPNPEWLEACEVFVRESLRSTSPFVASIRTASSRLACCGVVNSLAQVVLKLTVPGVPDLYQGNETWDFSLVDPDNRRPVDFSALLELADQVARSSNSPREVAWATQEIKWRLTQRILQFRASHAELFSRGDYLPLSFDGKLHANLVGFTRRQGEDEIAVIVPRLVADQTWPPVAEVWTATTVSLRSTATEWLDIISGHRFTNLTATAPLDRILSTFPVAILHASGARTQHT; via the coding sequence ATGAGGATTCCCCGTTGTGCATACCGCCTGCAGCTTCATGGCGGTTTCACGTTTGCGGATGCAGCCAAGCTAGTGCCATACCTCGCAAGCCTGGGTGTTTCGGATTGCTATTGCTCTCCTATCTTCACAGCGGCCCTTGGAAGTACGCATGGGTACGACGTCGCCAATTTCGAGGAGATCAACCCGGCCCTCGGGGGCGAAGTCGGCTTTCTGCGTCTCTCCCAGGCGCTAAAGTCGCATAACATCGGGCTGCTTGTAGATTTTGTCCCCAACCACATGGGGATGTGCCTGGAGAACCCGTGGTGGCGTGACGTCCTCGAGAACGGACGCGCATCCGAGTACGCCGAGTTCTTCGACATCGAGTGGCGACACACGCGCGATCCCGAGCGCGACAAGATCACTCTCCCACTTCTCCGCGACCACTATGGAGTGCTCCTCGAATCGGGTGCCCTTCGGCTTATGGCCGATACGACCGGCATCTATATCGGCGAAGAGGGTATCCGCTTCCCGCTGCGGGCGGAATCCTATGCCAGGTTTGTCGAGATACTGCGATCCCCTGACGACCCTCCGCTTGACGTCAGCGACGCAGGCTCCGCAAAAGACTTTGTCCTGGCTAAGTTGCAGTCAGGGAGTGACGCCATAACGACGCTCCACCGCCACTTTCAGACATTTGAAGGAGTTCCCGGAGACCCTTCGAGCTTCGACGAGATCGATGCGTTGATCGCATCGCAGCACTACCGTCTCGCCCGTTGGCAAGCCGGCATCCACGGCACGCGCTACCGTCGCTTTTTCACAATCAACACCCTCATTGCGCTCCGCGTCGATCGTCCCAACGTCTTCGCGAGGGCGCACGCGAAGCTCAAGCAACTCGTGAACGAAGGCCACATCACGGGAATTCGCATTGACCATATTGACGGTTTGTTGGACCCGAAAGACTACCTCGACCAACTGGAGTCGGTCATGCTTGGGAGCGACGGCGGGCGCCCATACGTCGTCGTGGAGAAGATCCTGACCGGAAACGAGACGCTGCGTGGCGACTGGAAGGCCGATGGAACGACTGGGTATGAGTTTATTGCAACGTTGGCCGGTCTTTTCACCGACTCTCGAAACGAGGCGGCTTTCAACGCAATCTACCAGGCTTTCACCGGCGAGTCGCACACCTACGAAGAGGCCGTAGCAGCGAACAAAAAGCGCGTCGTGCAGGAGCTCTTTCGCACCACGTTCCTCAGCCTTGCTGAGAAGCTTGTCAGCATCCTTCAAATCGACCGGCGCTGGCGCGACTACACTGTTTCCGAGCTCTCGGACGCCTTGAAGGCATTTGTAGCGGGTTTCTCCGTGTACAGGACCTACCGACGCGACCGCTCGCCGGCAATTGAAGACAAGGCTGAGATCGCAGAAGCCTGTGAACGGGCGATCGACGAAAATCCCCGCATCGAGGAAAAGACCCTTCGCTTCGTGCGCGACATCTTGCTCGGGGAGTACCCCGAATCCGGTGCCAGCGACGAGCACAAGGCGCTGGTCAACGAATGGGCGATTGCCTTTCAGCAGTACAGCGGCGCGGTCATGGCAAAAGGAGTGGAGGACACGACGTTCTACACCTACAACCGGCTCGCGGCCCTGAACGAGGTGGGTGGAATGCCAGAGCGTTTCGGGACCGACGTCGCCGCCTTTCACAAGGCCAACCAGCAACGGCTGCACTCCCTACCCAACTGCCTGGTTACGACCTCCACGCACGACACGAAGGTGAGTGAGGACGTGCGAGCCCGACTCTACGCATTGTCTGAGATTCCTCATGACTGGCGCCAATGGCTACAGGTCTGGCGCGAGCACAATGCACCCAACAAAACCTGGATAAATGGTCGTTGGGCGCCGGACTCCAACGAGGAGTATCGTCTCTACCAGATGTTGATCGGTGCCTGGCCACAGGGCGCCGGCGAACCAGACAAGGCTTTTTGTGACCGCATGGTGGCTTGCTTTAAGAAGGCGGTGTGTGAGGCGAAGGTGAACTCGACGCTTGCGTCACCGAACCCCGAGTGGCTTGAGGCGTGCGAGGTGTTCGTGCGCGAGTCGTTGCGGTCAACCAGTCCTTTCGTCGCCAGTATCCGCACGGCATCGTCAAGGCTGGCCTGTTGCGGTGTTGTCAACTCCCTCGCTCAGGTGGTCCTTAAGCTCACCGTCCCAGGTGTGCCGGACCTATACCAAGGAAATGAAACGTGGGATTTCAGCCTTGTGGATCCGGACAACCGGCGACCCGTTGACTTCTCTGCGCTGCTTGAACTCGCCGACCAAGTGGCACGGTCAAGCAACTCTCCGAGGGAAGTTGCCTGGGCAACCCAGGAGATCAAATGGCGACTCACCCAGCGCATCCTCCAGTTTCGCGCGAGTCATGCCGAGCTTTTCTCGCGTGGCGACTACCTCCCTCTCTCCTTCGACGGGAAACTCCACGCGAATCTTGTAGGCTTCACCCGACGTCAGGGTGAGGATGAGATTGCGGTGATCGTTCCGCGGCTGGTGGCTGACCAGACCTGGCCTCCAGTCGCCGAGGTTTGGACCGCCACCACGGTTTCCCTGCGCTCGACCGCCACGGAGTGGCTCGACATCATTTCAGGGCATCGCTTCACCAATCTCACCGCCACCGCGCCACTGGATAGAATCTTGAGTACCTTCCCGGTCGCAATCCTGCACGCCTCAGGTGCGCGCACACAGCACACCTGA